The DNA segment GCCTCCACCTCGGCGCTTTCCCAGCTCAGGCCGAGGTCCAGCTCGGGATTGACCAGCACCGCGAACAGGTTGTTGGTGGCCACGCCGCCGCGCGGGTTTTCCGGCTGGATGGTGCCGCCGCCCGACAGCACCCCCGCCAGCAGTTCCGCCACCACGCCGAGCGCATAGCCCTTGTGCAGGCCGAACGGCAGCAGCGCGCCGGGTTCTTCGCCGAACATGGTCGAGGCGTCGGTGGTGGGGTTGCCTTCGGCGTCGATGATGCTGTTCTCGGGCGCGGCCTCGCCTTTCTCGGCCAGCACGCGCGCCTTGTTGATGGCGATCGCGCTGGTGGCCATGTCGACCACGATGGGCGGGCGGCCGTTCGGCATGGGGCCGGCGAAACACAGCGGGTTGGTGGTCAGGCGCGCGACGCGGCCGCCATACGGTGCCACTACCGGCGGCCGGTTGGTCACGTTGGTGAAGCTCAGCAGCACGAAACCCGCCGCCGCCACCAGCTCGCCGTAGTGCCCCATGCGGCCCAGGTGGTGCGAATGGCGCAGCGTGACGATGCAATGGCCGTGCTCGCGCACGCGCTCGATGGCGGCCTGCATCACGGTCTTGCCCACGTGCTGGCCGAAGCCGCGGTGGCCGTCGAACACCATCAGCGAGCCCCGGTCCAGCGCGCAGGTGGCGCGGCCTTCGCGGTTGACGTTGTTGGTCTCGATCGCCTTGCGGTAGTTGGGCAGGATCGAGATGCCGTGGCTGGCGTAGCCGCAGCGGTCGGCTTCGACCAGGTGCTCGGCGACGTCGTCGGCGATGTCCTCGGGTACCGACTGTGCCACCAGCAGGTCGCGGGCAAAACGGCGGGCGGAATCCAGGGAGATTTTCATCATGGCCTCCTTAACGGCTGTCTTATACCCAGCCCAGCCAGCGCCAGTAAGTCGCCGCGAACAGCAGCATCAGGCCGTAGCCGATGATGGTGACCGGGATGCCGATGCGCGCGAACTGGCGGCCGTTGAAGGTATCGGTGCCCAGGCACACCATGTTCTGCGGCGCGTTGATCGGCAGGATAAAGCCGAAGCTGACGGTAAAGCCCAGCAGCATGGTGATGCCGACGCGGTTGATGTCGCCGGGCAGGGTCTGCAGTACCGAGATCAGGATCGGCAGCAGCGCCGCGGTGAGCGCGGTGGCGCTGGCAAAGCCCAGGTGGATCAGGATCAGGAACGCCGCCAGGATGGCGAACACCATCACCGCACCCTGCGTGGCCAGGCCCGAGTGCGTGACCACGAATTCGCCCAGCCACTGGCCGGCCTTGGTCGACAACAACGCGGTGCCCAAGCTGATGCCGACGCCGAACACGATCAGCGTGCCCCACGGCGTGCGCTGCTGCATGGTCTTCCAGTCCATCACGCCGATGCGCGGCAGCATCAGGATCACCAGGCCGACAAAGGTCACCGTGGCGGTATCGAAGCTGTGCAGCTTGCCCTCGGTGGCCCAGAACAGCAGCAGGCCGATCGACACCGCGGCCAGGCGCTTCTGCGGGCCGGTCATCGGGCCCAGTTCGGACAGCTCGCGCTGCACCGCTTCCTTGCCGCCGGGGATGGCTTCGGTCTCGGGCGGCAGCAGCCAGCGCACCAGGAAGTACAGCACCACCGACATGACGATGGCCCACGGCGCGCCGGCGATCAGCCACTGCAGCCAGGTGATCCGCTCACCGAGCAGCTTGTCCATGAAGCCCACGGTCAGCAGGTTCTGCGCGGCGGCGGTCTGGATGCCGACGTTCCAGATGCTGGTGGCCTGCGCCACCGTGATCATGATGCCGGCGGCGATATTCGACTTCTTGTCGACACCGAACGCGGCGATCACGCCCATCATGATCGGCACCACGCACGCGCTGCGCGCGGTGGCGCTCGGCACCACCAGGCTCAGCGCGATGGTGACGGCGACCGTGCCGATCAGGATGCGGCGCGTGCTGGTGCCGATGGCCGACAGCGTCACCAGCGCGATGCGCCGGTCCAGCCCGGTCACGGTCATCGCCGCGGAGATGAACAGCGCGGCGGCCACCAGCGCGAGCGCCGTGTTGGAGAAGCCGGCCAGCGCCATGCCCAGCGCCCGGGAGGTGCCGTACTGCACGCTGGGGTCGCTGACCGTCGGCGCAAAGCCGATCAGCCCGGCCATCAGCGAGGTGATCATGATCGCGCTGGCCTCGTACGAGACCGCCTCGGTGATCCACACCACGATGGCGAAGGCGAGGATGGCCAGCATGCGCTGGCCGGCTATGGTCAGTCCTTCCGGCTGCGGGATCGCGAGTACGCCAAGCAGCACGGCGACGGCGAGGAACAGGCCCCAGTGCAGCGCCATCCTGGGCGCGGCGGCGCTGGCGGTTGCCGCGGTCGCGGGCGCCGTGGGGGGAGCCGGGGAGGCAGGTGAAGCCGGGGAGGCAGGTGAAGCGTGAGAGGTATCGGGCATCGCCGTCATCCTTGTGTTGATGATCCTCGTCGGATACCTCGACGCGGCGTGCTGGCGATCGGTGCGGCAGGCCGGCAACTTTGCCGGCGGGGCATTGTCGGTCGCGAGGCTGCATCCGCGTCGGGCTTGCTCTAGCGGCCCGGCTTCTGGCCTGGCCGCCGCGTTCGACATGATAGGAATTGTCCGGGCCGGCGGTGGGCGATGTCGAGGCTCCGACTCGCTTCATTGCGCCGACAATGATTCAGATCAAGTTTAGTTTCGAGCGACGGATTTTTGCGGCGGCTTCGCTATCCCATCTATAAAGGCCGGCGCTACAAGGCGTGGCGGGCGTGGCGTGGCGATGAGGGCGCACGCGCCACCGCGCCCGGCCAGCCGGGTGATGCATGCGCCGGTGTGATCTGAAATAATTGGAGCCGATGATGAAGGTTTTAGTACGCGGGCTGAAGGCAGGACTCAGCGCAGCGGCGCTGCGCAAGGCATTGGCACAATACGCCAGCATCCGCTCGGTCGAGCTGGTCGAGGCCGGCGACCCGAAGCGCCCGTGGGCCTGGGTCGATATCGACGCCGGCGCACTGGCGGTGTGGAAGCTGGTGGCGCGGCTGGACCGGCGCTATATCGCCGGCAGCCACCTGCGCTGGTATGTGCCGGCCTATCGCGGCCGCTGACGCTGCCAGGTGCGACGCCCGCATCGACAAGAACATTCAGGGAGCAACAATGAACAAGTGGTTCCGATGGGCGTTTCCGCAGGCCCAGGCAATCGTGTCGCCAGGACCGGCGGCAGTGGAGAGCATGAACGGCAACGCCGCACTGGCATTCGACACCATCAGCAATGCGCGCGACCTTGGCGGGCTGCGCGGCGCCGCCGGACGGCGCGTGCGCAACGGCCGGCTGTACCGCAGCGGCAACCCGGCGCTGGCCAGCACGGCCGACCTGGACCGGCTGCATGCGCTCGATCTCGACACGGTGGTCGACTTCCGTTCGTCCGGCGAGAAGTCGCCGGACGAAGCCGCCTTCGGCGCGCGCTTCAACTGGGTGGCGGTGCCGGTGCTCGATGGCAGCATGGCGATGGACGTGCTGATGCCGCGCCTGCGCACCAGCACGCCGGCGCAGATCGACGGCTTCATGCTTGACGTCTACCGCGATTTCCCGGTGCGCTACCGCGACGCCTTCGCCGGCTTCATGCAGACCGCGCAGCAGGGCAAGACGCTGCTGTTCCACTGCACCGCGGGCAAGGACCGCACCGGTTTTGCCTCGCTGTTGCTGCTGTCGGCGCTGGGCGTGGCGCAGGACGATATCCTCGCCAACTACCTGGAATCGAACCAGCGCAATGCCCGCTTCAACGAGACCGCGCTGGCGCGCATGGCGCAGCTGGGCGTGAGCGCCGAGGCCATGATGCCGCTGCTCGAAGTCCGCGCCAGCTATCTGGATGCCTCGCTGCAGGCGATCGAGCAGGGTTGGGGCAGCGTCGACAACTACCTGGGCGACGCGCTTGCCGTCGACGTCGCGCAGCTGCGCGCGCACTACCTGGAAGACTGACGCGCCGCCTCGCTCAAAGTCCGAATGCCCTGAAGCCCTGAAGCATTAAAGCCGCCCGCATTCGCGCAGGATGCGGGCGGTACTCAGCGCGATCATCCCTTCTTCATCGGTCGGCAGCACCAGCACCGGCACGCGGCTTCAGCCCGGATTCGCCATAGAGCATCGACTGGATCTCGGCCGGCTTATACCGAGACCTCACCGCCGGTGCCTTGCACCGCGCCACGTCGGCTGCTAGGCTTTATTTTAGTTGCAGTGCAACATGCGCCACTCCGGCCTGCGCCACCAGCGTGCACACCCGCAACAGGCGCGAACAGGCGCCAACAGGGGAAGTGGAATGACCGCTCGCATACCCGCCGGTCCGTCTCAGCGCGGCACCGGCCCCTCCACGCGCCCGTCCGCCGACGGCGCCAACCCCTACCTGGGGCAGCCGGCTCTGGAGTACTTCGCCGATGCCTGGCAACGCTCGGTGCTGTTGCTGGATATCCTGCGCCAGCGCGGCAACGAGTCCTCCGAACATGAGCGCGAAGGCATGCCTGCGGTGCTGGTGTTCGAGCACGAACTGCTGGCCGACGGACGTGAACTGTCCGAGCCCGTCAACTACGCGCTGCTGCGCATCATCCCGCCTGCCGCCAGTCCCACCGACCCAACCAAGCGCGCCTTCGTGGTGATCGACCCGCGTGCGGGCCACGGCCCGGGCATCGGCGGTTTCAAGGCTGACAGCGAGATCGGCATCGCGCTGCGCACCGGCCACCCTTGCTACTTCATCACCTTCTACCAGGAGCCGTGCCCTGGGCAGACCATTGAATCGGTCGCGCGCGCCGAGGCGCATTTCCTGCGGCTCGTCAGCGAGCGCCACCCCGACGCGCCGGGCAAGCCCTTTATCGTCGGCAACTGCCAGGCCGGCTGGGCCCTGATGATCCTGGCTGCGGTGGCGCCCGAGCGCTGCGGGCCGCTGCTGGTCGCCGGCGCGCCGCTGGCGTATTGGTCAGGCGTGCGCGGGCGCAATCCGATGCGCTACAGCGGCGGGCTGCTGGGCGGCTCGTGGCTCGCGTCGCTGACCGCCGACATGGGCAACGGGCGCTTCGACGGCGCCTGGCTGGTGCAGAACTTCGAGAAGCTCAATCCCGCCAACACGCTGTGGTCAAAGCTCTACGACGTCTACGCCAGGGCCGATACCGAAGGCCCGCGCTTCCTGGAATTCGAGCGCTGGTGGGGCGGCCACTTCCTGATGAACCGGGAAGAGATCGACTGGATCGTGCAGAACCTGTTCGTCGGAAACCGCCTGACCGCGGGGCAGGTGCGCAGCAGTGACGGCAAGACCGAGGTCGACCTGCGCAACGTGCGCTCGCCGGTGATCGTGTTCGCATCGTGGGGGGACAACATCACGCCGCCGCAGCAGGCGCTGAACTGGATCCCCGATCTCTACGCCACCGATGAAGAGCTGGTGGCCAACGACCAGGTCATTGTCTATTGCCTGCATCCGACCGTCGGCCACCTCGGCATCTTTGTCTCGGCCGGTGTCGCCAACCGCGAGCACAGCGAACTGTTCTGCGCGCTTGACCTGATCGACGTGCTGCCGCCGGGCCTGTACGAGGCCAGGATCGAGGACGTCGCGCCGGACATGCCGCACCGCGACCTGGTCGAAGGGCGCTACCTGGTGCGCTTCGAGCGCCGCAGCGTGACCGACATCCTGGCGCTGGACGACGGACGCGAGGACGAGCGCGCCTTCGAGGTGGTGCGCCGCGTCGCCGAAGTCAACCAGCACCTCTACGACACCTTTGTCTCGCCGTGGGTGCGCGGGATGTCGAGCGAACTCAGCGCGCAATGGATGCGCAATATGCATCCGGCCCGGCTGGAGCGTTCGCTGGCCACCGACATGAACCCGTGGATGGCGTGGATCGGCGCCCTCGCGCCGATGGTGCGCGCGCACCGCACGCCGGTATCGCCGGACAACCCGTTCCTGACGATGGAGAAGGCGGCGTCGGCGCAGATCGTCAGCGCGCTGGACCAGTTCCGCGACGTGCGCGACGCCTGGTACGAGCAGGCCTTCGAGGCCATCTACAACTCGCCGGCGATGGCCGCGCTGGTGGGGCTGCAGGCGCAGCCGCCGGTCAATACCGAATCGCCGGTCACGCAGGCATTGCGCAAGGAACTGGCTGAACGCCGGCTGCACGACGCCGAGGCCGCGATCGAGCAGGGCGGCAAGCTGGAGGCCTTCGTGCGCGTGCTGGCCTACGTGGCCGACCGGCCCAGTTCGATCGAGGAACGGCCCTTCAACCTGCTGCGCCGGTTCGCGCGCGAGCAGCCCGAGACCGCGGGGCAGGTAAGCCTGGCCAGGTTCAAGCAGGTGGTGCGCCAGCAGACCTTCATCGTGCAGCGCTATCCGCAGCATGCGGTGCAGGCGCTGCCGGCATTGGTGCAGGACCGCGAAATGCGACGCCGGCTGATGATCGCGGTGCACCAGGTCATGACGCTGGACCACCCGCTCGAAGGCGAGCGGCTGGCGCGCTACCGCGAAGTGAGCGAGGTGCTGGGCACGCGCCACCCGCTGCGTTCCGCCAAAGACGACGGCGAGGCCGTGGCCGGCAGCGAGGTGTCCGAAGTGCGCGAGGTGCCCGAGGTGCCCGAGGTGCCCGAGGCACCCGAAGCGGCCAGCAAGCCGCAGGCATCGCGCGCGGTGCAGCGCAAGGCGGCGCCGCGGCCGGGTAGCTGAGTGGTGCCAGGTGGAGCGCCAGGTGGTCCGCCAGGTGGTGCCCTCAGCAGTCCTGCGTGAAGTCTTCCCCCGGAGGCATCGATGGTCAACGTTTCCAACCCGCCGCTCGCCGGCGCCCGCGTGCTGGTGGCGGGCGTCGCCTGGCCGATGCTGCAGGGCGCGCGCCGCTGGGCGAGGTGGTCGACATCATGGACGTCGGCTTTGCCACTGCCTACCTGGCCACGCCGTACGCGCGGCGCATCTCGGGCAATACGGTGTACGTCGATGGCGGCGTGCACATCATGGCGTAGCGGGTCATGCAGATACTGATCCGCGGCTTGCCCCGCGACGTCACCGAAGCCATGCTGCAGGACAAGCTCTGCATCTATGCGCCGGTCAGGTCCGTGGAGATCCTGCGCGACGGCGATCCCGAGCGCCCGTGGGCATGGGTCGACCTTGACATCGACCGGATCGCTGCCTTGCGCCTGCTGCGCCAGTTCGACCGCCAGTCCTTCAAAGGCGGCGTGATGCGCTGGTATATCCCCATGCACCAGGAATGAATGCCCGGGAAAGGGATTACCATAGCCGCGTCTGCCACTCTGTCACGGCACCGGCCCACGGTGCCTCTCCTCCATGCTTGAACTCCAGGGAGCCATCTGGTTCCGCTCCGGCTCGCAAGACTGGGGCGGCAAGGACCGCATCGCGCTGCTGGCCGCCATCGGCGAGCACGGCTCGATCACCGCGGCCGCGCGCGCGGTCGGCATCAGCTACAAGGCCGCGTGGGACGCCATCGACCTGATGAACAACAGCGCCGGCGAAGCGCTGGTGGTGCGCGCCGCCGGCGGCAAGGGCGGTGGCGGCACGCGCCTGACCGCGCGCGGCGAGCAGCTGATCCGCACCTACCGCGCGCTCGAGGACGAGCACCGGCGCTTTGTCGCGCAGCTGTCGCGGCTGGGAGAGGGCGCGGCTGACGATATCCACCTGATGAGGCGAATGATGATCAAGACCAGTGCGCGCAACAAGCTGTTCGGGCGCGTGGCCAGTGTGCGCGGCGGCGCGGTCAACGACGAGGTGGTGCTGGCGCTGCCGGGCGGCCAGCAGATCGTGTCGACGATCACGCATGAAAGCGTCGAGGCGCTGGAGCTGGCCGAAGGCGTGGAGGCATTTGCGCTGATCAAGGCGTCATCGGTGCTGGTGGGCCTGCCCGATCCGGGCGTGCGGCTGTCTGCGCGCAACCAGCTGCCGGGTGTGGTGTCGCGCGTGATGCCGGGCGCGGTCAATGCGGAGGTGGTGATCGAGCTGGATGGCGGCGGCACCATCGCGGCGATCGTCACCAATGGCAGTGTCGAGACGCTGGAGCTTGCCGTGGGTGTGCCGGCGGTGGCGGTGTTCAAGGCGTCTAGCGTGATCCTGGGGGTGGTGGGGTGAGGGTGGCATGCTGACGCCGCGCCGGCGCTCAGGCCACGCGCGCCGACAGCGGCGCGTAGACCGGCGCATGGTGGCGGCTGTCGCCGCTGCCGAAGATGCGGCCTTCGCGGATCTCGAGCACGTGGTCGCCCAGCGCTTCAACGTCGGCGGGATCGTGCGAGATCACCAGCATGGGCACGTCAAGGCTCGACTGCAGCGTGCGCAGCTCTGCGCGCATGCGTGCGCGCAGCGCGGGATCGAGCGCCGAGAACGGTTCGTCGAGCAGCACGATATCGGGCTGCGCCACCAGCGCGCGCGCCAGCGCCACGCGCTGCTTCTGCCCGCCGGAAATCTCGGCAGGATAGTTGCCGACGATCTCGTTCAGCCCGAAGGCATCGATCCAGCGCCGGGCTTCCGGCGGGATCGCGCCGCGGCGCGGGTTGCGCCAGCCGCGCGCCAGCCCGAAGGCGATGTTCTGGCCGACCGTCAGGTGCGGGAACAGCGCGTATTCCTGGAACAGGTAGGCCACGCGGCGCTCTTGCGGGCGTACGTCGATGCCCGCCTCGCTGTCGAACAACGTGCGCCCGTTCAGTTCGATGCGGCCGCTGTCGGGCGCGAGCAGCCCGGCGATGGCGCGCAGCGTCAGGCTCTTGCCGGCGCCGGACGGCCCGAACAGCGCGATGCGGCGGCTGTCGGAGTCGAAATCGATATCAAGCGAAAACTGCCGGTCGGCCGACACCATCTGCTTGCGGATACTGACGTGCATGCCCATGGCGTTCCTCACCGTACCGCGCGCGGGCGCAGGCGCCGGCGTTCATACACTTCAGCGGGATTGCGCGCGGCGGCGGGCACCAGCCGACCGGCGACCACCAGCAGCAGCACGCAGGTGACCGAAGTCACCAGCACCAGCAGGTTGGCGGTGTTGTCGTCGCCGGCCTGCACGGCCTCATAAATTGCCACCGACAGGGTCTGGGTGCGCCCGGGCAGGTTGCCGGCGATCATCAGCGTGGCGCCGAATTCGCCCAGCGCGCGCGCGAATGCCAGCAGCACGCCGGCGATGATGCCGCGCGCGGCCAGCGGCAGCGTCACGCGGAAGAAGATGCCGGATTCGGAAACGCCCATCACGCGTGCGGCGTTTTCCAGCTGGTGGTCGACGCCTTCAAACGCAGCGCGGGCCGACTTGAGCACCAGCGGGAAGGCCACGATGGTCGAAGCCAGCACCGCGCCCTGCCAGGTGAAGACCAGTTCGATGCCGAGGCTGGACAGCCACTCGCCAAACACGCCACGCCGGCCCACCAGCACCAGCAGGTAGTAGCCGAGCACGGTGGGCGGCAGCACCAGCGGCAGCGTCAGCACCGCGTCGACCACGTCGCGCAGCGGCGAGCGCCAGCGCGCCAGCGCCCACGCGGCGCCGACGCCAAGCACGGCGTTCAGCGCGGTGGCCCAGCCGGCAACCTTCAGCGACAGCAGCAGCGGTACCCAGACGGCATCCATGGCGTGGCGGAAATCAGGGCTTGTGGAAGCCGTAGCGCGCCAGGATGGCCTGGCCTTCCGGCGACGCCACGAAGTCGACGAACTGCGCCGCTTCCTTCTGCTGGCGGGTCTGGCTGGTGACGGCGATGGGGTAGGTCACCGGGGTGCGGCTGGGCACGCGCACGGCGACCTTGACCTTGTCGGGCATCAGCGTGGCGTCGGTGGCAAAGACGAAGCCGGCCTCGACCTCGCCGCGCGCCACGTAGTCCAGGCTCTGGCGCACGTTCTGCGCGGGCACGCCCTTGGCGGCGACCGCGTCCCACAGCCCGGCGGCTTCCAGCGCGCCGCGGGTGTAGCGGCCGACCGGTACCGAGGCCGGGTTGCCATAGGCGATGCGCTTCACTTCCGGCCTGGTCAGGTCCTGCAGCGAGCCGATGTTCAGCTTGCTGTCCGACGGCACGATCAGCACCACCTCGTTGGCGGCGAAATTGCGGCGCGAGGCGGGCGCAATCACCTTCTCGGTCTCGGCCTTGTTCATCGCTTCCTGGTCGGCGGAGGCAAACACGTCGGCCGGCGCGCCCTTGACGATCTGCTGCATCAGCACGTCCGACGCGCCGAAGTTCAGCACCACCTTGGTCCCGGGATGGGCGCGCTCGTAGGTCTCGGCCAGCGACTTGAAGGCGTTGGTCAGGCTGGCGGCGGCGGACACCACCAGGTCGGCGCCGAAGGCCGGCGCGGCGGGCAGGGCCAGCGCCAGGGCGGCCAGCATGGCACCGGCGGCGCCGGCGAGAACGGAGCGGCGCCCGGTACGGGCGGAGCGGAACGCGGACATGGGATCCTCAGCGAAGCGGCCAGTAAAGCTGGCGCTGGTATGGGTGGACTGTCAGGCGCAATATACGTCCGTATATAGCGGTGCGTCAATGATGCACCCTGCGCGCTGTTGTGGGTATTCCGGCGGGGATAAGTGCGGTATCAGGGGCTGCGAATGTGCCCCAAGGGGGGAAGGTCGGGAGCTGGCGCCATTGCAGCGCCAGCTTGTTCCGGTTTCAGGCCGGCGGGTTGCCTTCTTTGAACAACGACTTCAACTGGGTGCGCAGTTCGGGGGTGTCCTGGTGCTGGTGCACCGCGACTGCGTGCTGGACCGCGGCTTCGAGTAGTTCGTCTTCACTGTCGGCGCTCAGCGCAACCGTGCAGCCAATGTCGCTCGGGTAATCGCGGCAATCGATAAACTTGCGTCCCATGGTGCCTCCTGTCACCGGCCGCGCGGCCGGCGTATCCAGTATAGGCAGGGGGACCGGCCACTACAGCACTGGCGTCAGCACCTTGCCGCCGGCCAGGAACGCATCCAGGTTCTGCAGCGTGAGCGCGGTCATCGCGGCGCGGGTCTCGTTCGTGCCGCTGGCCATGTGCGGCGCCAGCACGACGTTGTCTAGCGCCAGCAGCGCGGCCGGCATGTTGGGCTCGTCCCGGAACACATCGAGGCCGGCGCCGCCCAGGCGGCCTTCGGCCAGCGCCGCCACCATCGCGTCTTCGTCGATCACGCTGCCGCGCGAGACATTGACCAGGATGCCCTTGGGGCCGAGCGCGTCGATGACCTCGCGCGATACCAGCCCGGCGGTTTCCGGGCCGCCCACGCAGGTCACCACCAGGAAGTCCGACCACGCGGCCAGCGCCTTCAGGTCGGCCTCGAAGCGCCACGGCGCGCCGTCGCGCGGGCGGCGGTTGTTATAGGCGATCTCCATGTCGTAGCCCTGCGCGCGGCGCGCCACGATCTCGCCGATGCGGCCCAGCCCCAGGATGCCGAGCTTCTTGCCCGAGGCCCGTGTCGTCAGCGGAAAGCCGCCCTGCGGCCAGCGTCCGGCGCGCACGTAACGGTCGCCATGGGCGATGCCGCGTGCGGCGTCGAGCAGCAGCCCGAAGGCCAGGTCAGCGACGCAGTCGTTGAGCACATCGGGCGTATTGCTGACCTGGATGCCGCGTGCGCGGGCGGCATCCAGTGCGATCGAGTCATAGCCCACGCCGAAGCTGACGATGGCCTGCAGCGCCGGCAGCGCGTCGATCAGCGCGGCGCTGCAGCCATGGCGCGCCGAGGTCACCACCACGCGCACCTGCTGGCCGTGCTCGTGCGCCCAGGCAAGCGCATCGCCCTGTTGCCACAGCGCGATGGCGCCGTACTGTTGCTGGAGGCTGGCATTGGTCTGGGGCGCGAGCGGGCCGACCTGGAGGATCTGGGAAGCGGACATGAGGTGTAGCGGGTATCGACGGAGGGACCAAGGATGGTAGCGCAAGGCCCCGCGTCGTGCAGGCGACCGCCGCCGCCGCGGCGCCGGCGCGCAAGCAACTTTGTGCGATGTTCGTGCGGGGGCGGGTTATGCTGCGGCATCCCATTCCTTCCCTGACGAACATCGCCATGAAAACCATCTACCTGGCCGGTTTCGACGTCTTCCGCAAGGACGCCATCGCCTGGGGCGAGCACCTCAAGTC comes from the Cupriavidus sp. P-10 genome and includes:
- a CDS encoding DUF1059 domain-containing protein, which encodes MGRKFIDCRDYPSDIGCTVALSADSEDELLEAAVQHAVAVHQHQDTPELRTQLKSLFKEGNPPA
- a CDS encoding DUF3141 domain-containing protein, encoding MTARIPAGPSQRGTGPSTRPSADGANPYLGQPALEYFADAWQRSVLLLDILRQRGNESSEHEREGMPAVLVFEHELLADGRELSEPVNYALLRIIPPAASPTDPTKRAFVVIDPRAGHGPGIGGFKADSEIGIALRTGHPCYFITFYQEPCPGQTIESVARAEAHFLRLVSERHPDAPGKPFIVGNCQAGWALMILAAVAPERCGPLLVAGAPLAYWSGVRGRNPMRYSGGLLGGSWLASLTADMGNGRFDGAWLVQNFEKLNPANTLWSKLYDVYARADTEGPRFLEFERWWGGHFLMNREEIDWIVQNLFVGNRLTAGQVRSSDGKTEVDLRNVRSPVIVFASWGDNITPPQQALNWIPDLYATDEELVANDQVIVYCLHPTVGHLGIFVSAGVANREHSELFCALDLIDVLPPGLYEARIEDVAPDMPHRDLVEGRYLVRFERRSVTDILALDDGREDERAFEVVRRVAEVNQHLYDTFVSPWVRGMSSELSAQWMRNMHPARLERSLATDMNPWMAWIGALAPMVRAHRTPVSPDNPFLTMEKAASAQIVSALDQFRDVRDAWYEQAFEAIYNSPAMAALVGLQAQPPVNTESPVTQALRKELAERRLHDAEAAIEQGGKLEAFVRVLAYVADRPSSIEERPFNLLRRFAREQPETAGQVSLARFKQVVRQQTFIVQRYPQHAVQALPALVQDREMRRRLMIAVHQVMTLDHPLEGERLARYREVSEVLGTRHPLRSAKDDGEAVAGSEVSEVREVPEVPEVPEAPEAASKPQASRAVQRKAAPRPGS
- the modB gene encoding molybdate ABC transporter permease subunit, which produces MDAVWVPLLLSLKVAGWATALNAVLGVGAAWALARWRSPLRDVVDAVLTLPLVLPPTVLGYYLLVLVGRRGVFGEWLSSLGIELVFTWQGAVLASTIVAFPLVLKSARAAFEGVDHQLENAARVMGVSESGIFFRVTLPLAARGIIAGVLLAFARALGEFGATLMIAGNLPGRTQTLSVAIYEAVQAGDDNTANLLVLVTSVTCVLLLVVAGRLVPAAARNPAEVYERRRLRPRAVR
- a CDS encoding TOBE domain-containing protein, producing the protein MLELQGAIWFRSGSQDWGGKDRIALLAAIGEHGSITAAARAVGISYKAAWDAIDLMNNSAGEALVVRAAGGKGGGGTRLTARGEQLIRTYRALEDEHRRFVAQLSRLGEGAADDIHLMRRMMIKTSARNKLFGRVASVRGGAVNDEVVLALPGGQQIVSTITHESVEALELAEGVEAFALIKASSVLVGLPDPGVRLSARNQLPGVVSRVMPGAVNAEVVIELDGGGTIAAIVTNGSVETLELAVGVPAVAVFKASSVILGVVG
- a CDS encoding ATP-binding cassette domain-containing protein, which gives rise to MGMHVSIRKQMVSADRQFSLDIDFDSDSRRIALFGPSGAGKSLTLRAIAGLLAPDSGRIELNGRTLFDSEAGIDVRPQERRVAYLFQEYALFPHLTVGQNIAFGLARGWRNPRRGAIPPEARRWIDAFGLNEIVGNYPAEISGGQKQRVALARALVAQPDIVLLDEPFSALDPALRARMRAELRTLQSSLDVPMLVISHDPADVEALGDHVLEIREGRIFGSGDSRHHAPVYAPLSARVA
- a CDS encoding RNA-binding protein, with the translated sequence MKVLVRGLKAGLSAAALRKALAQYASIRSVELVEAGDPKRPWAWVDIDAGALAVWKLVARLDRRYIAGSHLRWYVPAYRGR
- the modA gene encoding molybdate ABC transporter substrate-binding protein, which encodes MSAFRSARTGRRSVLAGAAGAMLAALALALPAAPAFGADLVVSAAASLTNAFKSLAETYERAHPGTKVVLNFGASDVLMQQIVKGAPADVFASADQEAMNKAETEKVIAPASRRNFAANEVVLIVPSDSKLNIGSLQDLTRPEVKRIAYGNPASVPVGRYTRGALEAAGLWDAVAAKGVPAQNVRQSLDYVARGEVEAGFVFATDATLMPDKVKVAVRVPSRTPVTYPIAVTSQTRQQKEAAQFVDFVASPEGQAILARYGFHKP
- a CDS encoding RNA recognition motif domain-containing protein, whose translation is MQILIRGLPRDVTEAMLQDKLCIYAPVRSVEILRDGDPERPWAWVDLDIDRIAALRLLRQFDRQSFKGGVMRWYIPMHQE
- a CDS encoding DASS family sodium-coupled anion symporter, with the protein product MPDTSHASPASPASPASPAPPTAPATAATASAAAPRMALHWGLFLAVAVLLGVLAIPQPEGLTIAGQRMLAILAFAIVVWITEAVSYEASAIMITSLMAGLIGFAPTVSDPSVQYGTSRALGMALAGFSNTALALVAAALFISAAMTVTGLDRRIALVTLSAIGTSTRRILIGTVAVTIALSLVVPSATARSACVVPIMMGVIAAFGVDKKSNIAAGIMITVAQATSIWNVGIQTAAAQNLLTVGFMDKLLGERITWLQWLIAGAPWAIVMSVVLYFLVRWLLPPETEAIPGGKEAVQRELSELGPMTGPQKRLAAVSIGLLLFWATEGKLHSFDTATVTFVGLVILMLPRIGVMDWKTMQQRTPWGTLIVFGVGISLGTALLSTKAGQWLGEFVVTHSGLATQGAVMVFAILAAFLILIHLGFASATALTAALLPILISVLQTLPGDINRVGITMLLGFTVSFGFILPINAPQNMVCLGTDTFNGRQFARIGIPVTIIGYGLMLLFAATYWRWLGWV
- a CDS encoding tyrosine-protein phosphatase — translated: MNKWFRWAFPQAQAIVSPGPAAVESMNGNAALAFDTISNARDLGGLRGAAGRRVRNGRLYRSGNPALASTADLDRLHALDLDTVVDFRSSGEKSPDEAAFGARFNWVAVPVLDGSMAMDVLMPRLRTSTPAQIDGFMLDVYRDFPVRYRDAFAGFMQTAQQGKTLLFHCTAGKDRTGFASLLLLSALGVAQDDILANYLESNQRNARFNETALARMAQLGVSAEAMMPLLEVRASYLDASLQAIEQGWGSVDNYLGDALAVDVAQLRAHYLED
- a CDS encoding Ldh family oxidoreductase encodes the protein MKISLDSARRFARDLLVAQSVPEDIADDVAEHLVEADRCGYASHGISILPNYRKAIETNNVNREGRATCALDRGSLMVFDGHRGFGQHVGKTVMQAAIERVREHGHCIVTLRHSHHLGRMGHYGELVAAAGFVLLSFTNVTNRPPVVAPYGGRVARLTTNPLCFAGPMPNGRPPIVVDMATSAIAINKARVLAEKGEAAPENSIIDAEGNPTTDASTMFGEEPGALLPFGLHKGYALGVVAELLAGVLSGGGTIQPENPRGGVATNNLFAVLVNPELDLGLSWESAEVEAFVKYLHDTPTAPGFDRVQYPGEFEAANRERAADALDINPAIWRNLEQLAQAVGVPVPQG